The sequence AAAGCATGTATACGTCAGCAGGTGTAGTAACGTGGTATATTATATATGAGTATGATGCAGATGGCGTATTGCAAAAAAGCACCACCTACAATGGTGACGGGTCTGTGATAGAAGTATAATGTAAGTTTGGCGTAGATAAACCAAAAGAGCTGGCGATTATGATATTGCCAGCTAATTCTGCTATCTCAATTAACGAAATGTTAGAGAATTATGTCAATTATAAATATAAAAATGGAAATGAATATTGATTTAAAACAATTATTTAGAGAAGCATTATTTCGATTAAGTGAATAGACTAGCGCAAGAGTTTGTAATATATCGTAGTGAATATGAATATGATAGCTGAGGAAATGACTATATAGAATTGAGGGAATGCTGATGTTAATAACGAATACAAATTTTATTGACGATAAAAAATTGGAAGTGTTGGGGCTGGTGACAGGATCGACAGTACAATCAAAACATATGGGACGTGATATCGCTGCAGGTTTTAAGACTATGGTAGGAGGTGAACTCAGAGGCTACACAGAAATGCTAGAAGATGCGAGAAAAGAGGCTATAAGTCGTATGGTAGCGGCGGCGACAGCGTTAGAGGCCGATGCGATCGTTGCGGTAATGTTTAGTAGTAGTACGGTGGCGCAAGGTGCGGCAGAAATATTAGCATATGGAACGGCAGTAAAATTTAAATAATCGACAGTGTAATCAAAAAATACGGGACATGATGGCGCAAGATGCTGTAAAAATATTAGCATACGGGACAGCGATATCTAAAAATGTTGTCCAAATTTTGGTAAACAGAATGTTACCAGAGGCTGGTGCATATAATTTAGATAAGATAGCAATGTAATATTTAGTTATTGTGGAGGAATTTTTATGCTAATAACAAGTACAAATTATATAGATGGGAAGAAATTAGAAATACTCGGTCTAGTAACAGGATCGACAGTACAGTCAAAACATATGGGGCGCGATATTGCCGCAGGGCTAAAGAATATGATAGGTGGAGAACTCAGAGGCTATACAGAAATGCTAGAAGATGCGCGAAAAGAAGCCACAAGTCGTATGGTAGCGGCGGCAACAGCGTTGGAGGCCGATGCGATCGTCGCGGTACTATTTAGTAGTAGTACGGTGGCGCAAGGAGCTGCAGAAATATTGGCATATGGGACGGCAGTGAAGTTTAAAAATTAGTATAGTGTAGGGGGAATTTATGCTATTAACAAGTACAGATTTTATTGATGATAAGGAATTGGAAATACTCGGTTTAGTAACGGGATCGACAGTGCAAGCAAAACATGTTGGACAGGATATTGCCGCAGGATTTAAGAACATGGTGGGGGGCGAGCTCAAAAGTTATACAGAAATGATAGAAGATGCGCGCAAGAAAGCTGTCGATCGAATGATTTATAATGCAAAAGTTAAGAATGCCGATGCTGTAGTCAATGTTCGTTTTAACAGCAGTACAATAGTACAGGGTGCCGCAGAGATATTGGTTTGTGGTACAGCAGTAAAATTTAAAGAAATAGAATAAATATAATATGCGCGACTGGCAATAGATGCTGGTCGTTTTTTTTTGGTTACAGCCGGAGAATATGTAGTATTATAATATAAAAGCAACAGCACAATCTGGCACTGTCGCTTTTGAATATAAAAAGGTATTATTTAGTGTTGAAGTGAGCTGTCAAATTATTGATCGCAGTAATGACCTCAAGTTGCGTTGATGCTAGATCGGCTTGGGTAAATGGAGCAATTGGTGACTGCAGCGCCGCATTACTGATTCTGGGATATATGGCTCCGGCTGTTTGCATAGCATTGAAACTAGCAGTTAAATCATTTATTGTAGCGATAGTTTCGAGTAGTTCGGCATTTTCTTTGGCTAACTGTTTTGCGAGGTCGGCTTGAGTGAATGGCGTGATCGGCCAGGTAATTGGGTCGATCGATCCGTCTGCAAACTTGGCAACAGCGATATTGCGGAGCTCAGCATCCCAATCGTTACCAATAATTTTCCAATTATTATCAGTTTTAGGAGATATGGTGGTTGCAGCTGCGATATGCTCTTTAAGAAGTGTGCGTAGGCTGGTCTCAGAGTCGTGGATGTTGTGACCAGAAATAATTCCAGAGCCTGTTGGGCCTATGCCACTGTAGCGATAGTCGTTGATAGCAAGAGTGAGGACTTGATCATCTGCTAGTGGCTGACCATTAAACATTAGATCCACGATGCGGTTTCCCGCAGGTTGGCTGATATCGATTTTGTAATCAACGCCCTGAAACATGTCGTAATTATAAGTTTTAACGTTTGGAGCGAAGCCGATGGTGAGGTCTCCGTCTTGGTATGTGTCATAGAAGCTGGCACTCGATTCCATATAATTTTTGAGCTCCTGACCGGTTACTTCTACTTTTACTAGTGTGTTAGGATATTTGTAGATTCCAAAAATGTCGCCATAGTTGATCTCTCCAGCAAGGAGGTTGGATGAGCTGCTAAACAATGCGGCTGCCGATACGTCTGCTCCTGTTGCGGCTAATTGTACATCATTGATCAGATCCACTACTGCGGTATCTTGTAGGTATCCTTCGGTTAGTCCGGCAATTTCGTTTGCAGGTTGAAAATCTGTTGCAACAATTCCAATTGTATCGCTCAAAAACTGCTTTGCCTCAATATCTGCATAGGCTATCACGGCTTCTGCAGCGGGGTCGGATGCAAAATTTGCCAATTGGTGAATAGTAGCGGTTTTGTCGAAGACTTCCCATTGACCATCTGTCTGAGCCATTGTAATATCAAATTGTACGGCTTCACGATGTCCAGATGGCGCAGCAATTAGAACTCCGTTGATAGTTTCGTTGATGGTTTCGTGGTTGTGTCCTAATAGTAATATGTCGATATCAGGACAGGTTTGTGCGATAAGACGGGCGTTGGTCGAATCGTCTAGGGCATCTCGATCATCGAGTCCTGCATGTACAGACATAACAATGAGATCTGCATTTTCTTTGGTTTCGAGGATTTCAACATACTTGGCAGCTTCTAATGCTAGATGATTAAAATCTAAATCTAAAATACCCTCTTTGTTAGAATCGTATAAAGGTACCGATGGAATTGTCAGACCGATAATGCCGACTTTTATTCCATCTATATTTTTGATTATATATGGCTCGAAGTAGTTTTCGTTACTTGCCTTATCATAGATGTTGGCAGAGATAAATGGAAATGCAGCATCGGATGCTAGCTTGTGAATATATGGAATACCAAAATTAAATTCATGATTTCCCAAAGTCATGACGTCGTAGTTTATGTAATTCATGATTTCAATAACAGGGTGAAGTTTGTCCATGTATCCGTTAAAAAGTTCATCACTTAAAATAGTACCTTGAATAGTATCACCATTGTCGATAACTAGCGTATTTTCGTGTTGTGCTCTGGTTTGAGAAACGAGTGTGGCAACGCGTGAGAAGCCAGCATCTGCTGTATCAATGTGGTCTTCATATTTCCAGCCGGTTAAATGACCATGCATATCGCTTGTGCCGATGATGGTAATCTCAACTTGTGGGGTCAAAGATGTGGGTTCAGCTGCAGGTGTTGTGATAAGCATAAGGCCGGCGAGGGTGAAGCAATTGAGTATTTTATTAACATGTTTTTTCATGAAAACCTCCAAATTAATTTGTAGTGAATACAGGTTAAGTGTATCATATAGAAATATATTTGTCACTGATTTTTTCGAACGGGTTATTAAATAAATATTTGTTATTTGGATGTTTAAGTTTTCCTTTTTATGGGTATACTCTGGATAAAATGTTGAAAATAAGGGAAGTATGTATGCGTAGAAATAATTTTTTGTTGAGTGGATTTTTAATTATATTGACATTGGCTTTTTTATACCGAGAAAGTATATTGGCGATAGTTAATATAAACGAACCTGTTCCAATAGTCTCAATTGTTTTTAATAATAATAAAGAGTTAAAAATAGAGTTATACCCACATTATGCCCCCAATACAGTTAATAATTTTTTGGACTTGGCAGAATCGGGATTTTATGAATATACATTTATAAGTCAAGTTGTGCCAGGATATTTTGTTAAGATGGGCGACCCCATAGGTAATGGATTTGGGTTTCCTGGTTATCATATAAAAAGTGAATGTAGTTTTAACAATTTTGATAACGGTTTAAACTTGACTAGAGGAACAGTCGCAATGGCCAGAGGTAAGGAGTTTAATACCGAAGGTTCGCAATTTTTTATATTGACCGAAAATGCAAAAAATCTAAATGGTCAGTATAGTGCATTTGGAAGAGTGGTAGACGGATTAGAACTACTAGATGAGTTTGGAACATTAGAATTAAACAGCAATTATCAACCTAAAAAACAAATTTTTATTAAGGAAATATCAATAGAATTAAATGGTTATGTCAAAACAGCACCAATAATTTATACTACAGACTAACATTTTTTTATATTTTTTGGGTACAACTAATAATATTCGAGGGTTATGACTGCAAAATAAAATAAAAAGAATGTGGGTGATTACAATGGATAAAAATACCTACGGAAATCAAAGCATCTCTGCTCTAAAAGGAGCAGACAGAGTGAGGCTTCGTCCGGGTGTTATATTTGGATCGGACGGAATAGAGGGATGCCAACATTCCGTGTTTGAGATATTATCTAACTCAATAGATGAGG is a genomic window of Candidatus Epulonipiscium viviparus containing:
- a CDS encoding bifunctional metallophosphatase/5'-nucleotidase — protein: MKKHVNKILNCFTLAGLMLITTPAAEPTSLTPQVEITIIGTSDMHGHLTGWKYEDHIDTADAGFSRVATLVSQTRAQHENTLVIDNGDTIQGTILSDELFNGYMDKLHPVIEIMNYINYDVMTLGNHEFNFGIPYIHKLASDAAFPFISANIYDKASNENYFEPYIIKNIDGIKVGIIGLTIPSVPLYDSNKEGILDLDFNHLALEAAKYVEILETKENADLIVMSVHAGLDDRDALDDSTNARLIAQTCPDIDILLLGHNHETINETINGVLIAAPSGHREAVQFDITMAQTDGQWEVFDKTATIHQLANFASDPAAEAVIAYADIEAKQFLSDTIGIVATDFQPANEIAGLTEGYLQDTAVVDLINDVQLAATGADVSAAALFSSSSNLLAGEINYGDIFGIYKYPNTLVKVEVTGQELKNYMESSASFYDTYQDGDLTIGFAPNVKTYNYDMFQGVDYKIDISQPAGNRIVDLMFNGQPLADDQVLTLAINDYRYSGIGPTGSGIISGHNIHDSETSLRTLLKEHIAAATTISPKTDNNWKIIGNDWDAELRNIAVAKFADGSIDPITWPITPFTQADLAKQLAKENAELLETIATINDLTASFNAMQTAGAIYPRISNAALQSPIAPFTQADLASTQLEVITAINNLTAHFNTK
- a CDS encoding peptidylprolyl isomerase, yielding MRRNNFLLSGFLIILTLAFLYRESILAIVNINEPVPIVSIVFNNNKELKIELYPHYAPNTVNNFLDLAESGFYEYTFISQVVPGYFVKMGDPIGNGFGFPGYHIKSECSFNNFDNGLNLTRGTVAMARGKEFNTEGSQFFILTENAKNLNGQYSAFGRVVDGLELLDEFGTLELNSNYQPKKQIFIKEISIELNGYVKTAPIIYTTD
- a CDS encoding YbjQ family protein — its product is MLLTSTDFIDDKELEILGLVTGSTVQAKHVGQDIAAGFKNMVGGELKSYTEMIEDARKKAVDRMIYNAKVKNADAVVNVRFNSSTIVQGAAEILVCGTAVKFKEIE
- a CDS encoding YbjQ family protein codes for the protein MLITNTNFIDDKKLEVLGLVTGSTVQSKHMGRDIAAGFKTMVGGELRGYTEMLEDARKEAISRMVAAATALEADAIVAVMFSSSTVAQGAAEILAYGTAVKFK
- a CDS encoding YbjQ family protein codes for the protein MLITSTNYIDGKKLEILGLVTGSTVQSKHMGRDIAAGLKNMIGGELRGYTEMLEDARKEATSRMVAAATALEADAIVAVLFSSSTVAQGAAEILAYGTAVKFKN